One stretch of Carassius carassius chromosome 18, fCarCar2.1, whole genome shotgun sequence DNA includes these proteins:
- the enah gene encoding protein enabled homolog isoform X3: protein MTRDVEQSICQARAAVMVYDDANKKWVPAGGSTGFSRVHIYHHTGNNAFRVVGRKIQDHQVVINCAIPKGLKYNQATLTFHQWRDARQVYGLNFGSKEDANVFASAMMHALEVLNSQDAGPPMPRQTPQVQNGPSPEELEVQKRQLQELQRQKEQERERLERERLEREQQEREMLERECQERERLERERLERERNEQERLERLERERQEQEQLERERQERERTERELMERERAEREKQERENQEQLDREQMDWERGRRISNAAFESTLYTPPPPEYIKTTSSSPVSPSTPSYPPPTPSPSTATPPTPPLRHSASRFATSLGSAFHPVLPHYATVPRRQPAPPTPPPPAPAPPPVPASKSIVWMANNFTPLPPSPPVMISSPPGKATGPRPMIMIPAPSPLSQKPPSPISAPNGPPSSLHFHASSPVSSQPFSLPPTPPPPPPLYSPSPTLSITSLVSYPSPQPAVLPCPSTAFPASAEHSVNSGLGDSCSSAPELPTQPADFPSQPDSLQGIPTPPPPPPLPPSSTVTPTTAGPPPPPGPPPPPPPPPPLPPTLTPTGPPPPPGPPPTLSGQAPPPAPPPAPPLPSGLFTPSPTTEENKGLSGLAAALAGAKLKKVPRSDEPQAGSAVSSGGAKPEASRGNGPLPGGGGLMEEMSALLARRRRIAEKGSSPEPEQKADDTEATITPKVSACSTPDMPRKPWERTNTMNGSKSPVIGRRDTPWRNQMGTDKYYDSLNRPRSTPTPTGSISANGVPTEALDYDRLKQDILEEMRKELSKLKEELIDAIREELGKSNSA, encoded by the exons GTGGTAATAAACTGTGCCATTCCCAAGGGGCTGAAATACAACCAGGCAACACTAACGTTTCACCAGTGGCGAGATGCACGGCAGGTGTACGGCCTTAACTTTGGCAGCAAAGAGGATGCCAATGTATTTGCCAGTGCCATGATGCACGCCCTGGAGGTGCTGAACTCTCAGGATGCAG gcCCCCCGATGCCAAGACAGACCCCTCAGGTGCAGAATGGCCCATCACCAGAGGAGCTGGAGGTGCAGAAAAG GCAGCTGCAGGAGCTCCAGCGTCAGAAGGAGCAAGAGAGGGAACGACTGGAGCGAGAGCGGCTAGAGCGGGAACAGCAGGAACGAGAGATGCTGGAACGGGAATGTCAGGAACGGGAGCGTCTGGAGCGAGAGCGTCTGGAGAGGGAACGTAATGAGCAGGAACGTCTGGAGCGCCTTGAGCGTGAGCGTCAAGAGCAGGAGCAGCTTGAGCGAGAACGCCAGGAACGGGAGCGCACAGAGCGGGAGCTGATGGAGAGAGAGCGTGCTGAGAGAGAGAAGCAAGAAAGGGAGAACCAAGAGCAGCTGGACAGAGAGCAGATGGACTGGGAGAGAGGGAGACGCATCTCCAACGCTG CATTTGAAAGCACCCTCTACACTCCTCCACCTCCGGAATACATCAAGACCACCTCCTCCTCACCCGTGTCTCCTTCCACACCCAGCTACCCACCACCTACACCATCGCCCTCCACAGCCACTCCTCCAACCCCGCCCCTGCGCCACTCGGCCTCCCGATTCGCCACGTCGCTTGGCTCCGCCTTCCACCCGGTCCTGCCTCATTACGCCACCGTACCTCGCAGACAGCCTGCCCCGCCCACACCACCACCCCCTGCCCCAGCTCCACCTCCAGTTCCAGCCTCCAAATCCATAGTCTGGATGGCTAACAACTTCACGCCCCTACCGCCCTCACCTCCGGTCATGATCAGCAGCCCCCCGGGCAAGGCCACGGGTCCTCGCCCGATGATTATGATCCCGGCCCCTAGTCCGCTCTCCCAGAAACCCCCCTCGCCCATCTCGGCACCCAATGGGCCACCCAGCTCGCTACACTTCCACGCCTCATCACCGGTGTCGAGTCAGCCGTTTTCTTTGCCGCCAACGCCGCCCCCTCCGCCGCCACTCTATTCCCCCTCGCCCACCTTGTCCATCACTTCCCTTGTGTCTTATCCCTCACCCCAGCCTGCTGTTCTCCCTTGTCCTTCCACAGCCTTCCCTGCCTCTGCTGAGCACTCTGTAAACTCTGGGTTGGGAGACTCCTGCTCCTCTGCTCCAGAGCTGCCCACTCAGCCTGCTGACTTCCCCAGCCAGCCGG ATTCATTACAGGGGATACCAACCCCTCCACCCCCACCACCCCTCCCTCCCAGCTCCACTGTGACTCCTACCACTGCTGGACCTCCACCACCCCCTGGTCCCCCTCCCCCTCCTCCTCCCCCACCACCTCTGCCCCCCACACTCACCCCAACaggtcctcctcctccccctggCCCACCGCCTACACTCTCAGGCCAGGCTCCTCCACCAGCTCCACCCCCAGCCCCGCCTTTGCCCTCGGGTCTGTTCACCCCCTCGCCCACCACAGAGGAGAACAAGGGTCTGTCTGGGCTCGCAGCCGCCCTTGCTGGAGCCAAGCTAAAGAAAGTGCCAAGG AGTGATGAGCCCCAGGCAGGATCTGCGGTGAGTTCTGGTGGTGCCAAGCCAGAGGCATCCCGTGGAAATGGTCCTTTACCTGGAGGAGGAGGGCTGATGGAGGAGATGAGCGCCCTGCTGGCCAGGAG GAGAAGAATTGCTGAGAAGGGATCATCGCCAGAGCCTGAGCAGAAAGCT gATGACACTGAGGCTACCATAACTCCAAAAGTGTCAGCCTGTAGCACTCCAG atatgcCCAGAAAGCCTTGGGAGAGGACAAACACCATGAATGGTAGCAAATCACCAGTCATCGGAAG ACGGGACACACCATGGAGAAATCAGATGGGTACTGACAAGTACTATGATTCCTTAAACAG ACCAAGGTCTACACCAACTCCTACCGGATCCATAAGTGCCAATGGGGTGCCAACAGAAGCTCTCGACTATGACAGATTGAAACAG GACATTCTAGAGGAGATGAGGAAAGAACTATCGAAGCTTAAAGAAGAACTTATTGATG CAATCAGGGAGGAGTTGGGCAAGTCAAACTCTGCATAG
- the enah gene encoding protein enabled homolog isoform X5 — MPAPRVYRFPQKISRTEIILRSPPMPRQTPQVQNGPSPEELEVQKRQLQELQRQKEQERERLERERLEREQQEREMLERECQERERLERERLERERNEQERLERLERERQEQEQLERERQERERTERELMERERAEREKQERENQEQLDREQMDWERGRRISNAAFESTLYTPPPPEYIKTTSSSPVSPSTPSYPPPTPSPSTATPPTPPLRHSASRFATSLGSAFHPVLPHYATVPRRQPAPPTPPPPAPAPPPVPASKSIVWMANNFTPLPPSPPVMISSPPGKATGPRPMIMIPAPSPLSQKPPSPISAPNGPPSSLHFHASSPVSSQPFSLPPTPPPPPPLYSPSPTLSITSLVSYPSPQPAVLPCPSTAFPASAEHSVNSGLGDSCSSAPELPTQPADFPSQPDSLQGIPTPPPPPPLPPSSTVTPTTAGPPPPPGPPPPPPPPPPLPPTLTPTGPPPPPGPPPTLSGQAPPPAPPPAPPLPSGLFTPSPTTEENKGLSGLAAALAGAKLKKVPRSDEPQAGSAVSSGGAKPEASRGNGPLPGGGGLMEEMSALLARRRRIAEKGSSPEPEQKADDTEATITPKVSACSTPDMPRKPWERTNTMNGSKSPVIGRRDTPWRNQMGTDKYYDSLNRPRSTPTPTGSISANGVPTEALDYDRLKQDILEEMRKELSKLKEELIDAIREELGKSNSA; from the exons ATGCCAGCCCCCAGAGTGTACCGCTTCCCGCAGAAGATCAGCCGCACTGAGATCATCTTGAGGA gcCCCCCGATGCCAAGACAGACCCCTCAGGTGCAGAATGGCCCATCACCAGAGGAGCTGGAGGTGCAGAAAAG GCAGCTGCAGGAGCTCCAGCGTCAGAAGGAGCAAGAGAGGGAACGACTGGAGCGAGAGCGGCTAGAGCGGGAACAGCAGGAACGAGAGATGCTGGAACGGGAATGTCAGGAACGGGAGCGTCTGGAGCGAGAGCGTCTGGAGAGGGAACGTAATGAGCAGGAACGTCTGGAGCGCCTTGAGCGTGAGCGTCAAGAGCAGGAGCAGCTTGAGCGAGAACGCCAGGAACGGGAGCGCACAGAGCGGGAGCTGATGGAGAGAGAGCGTGCTGAGAGAGAGAAGCAAGAAAGGGAGAACCAAGAGCAGCTGGACAGAGAGCAGATGGACTGGGAGAGAGGGAGACGCATCTCCAACGCTG CATTTGAAAGCACCCTCTACACTCCTCCACCTCCGGAATACATCAAGACCACCTCCTCCTCACCCGTGTCTCCTTCCACACCCAGCTACCCACCACCTACACCATCGCCCTCCACAGCCACTCCTCCAACCCCGCCCCTGCGCCACTCGGCCTCCCGATTCGCCACGTCGCTTGGCTCCGCCTTCCACCCGGTCCTGCCTCATTACGCCACCGTACCTCGCAGACAGCCTGCCCCGCCCACACCACCACCCCCTGCCCCAGCTCCACCTCCAGTTCCAGCCTCCAAATCCATAGTCTGGATGGCTAACAACTTCACGCCCCTACCGCCCTCACCTCCGGTCATGATCAGCAGCCCCCCGGGCAAGGCCACGGGTCCTCGCCCGATGATTATGATCCCGGCCCCTAGTCCGCTCTCCCAGAAACCCCCCTCGCCCATCTCGGCACCCAATGGGCCACCCAGCTCGCTACACTTCCACGCCTCATCACCGGTGTCGAGTCAGCCGTTTTCTTTGCCGCCAACGCCGCCCCCTCCGCCGCCACTCTATTCCCCCTCGCCCACCTTGTCCATCACTTCCCTTGTGTCTTATCCCTCACCCCAGCCTGCTGTTCTCCCTTGTCCTTCCACAGCCTTCCCTGCCTCTGCTGAGCACTCTGTAAACTCTGGGTTGGGAGACTCCTGCTCCTCTGCTCCAGAGCTGCCCACTCAGCCTGCTGACTTCCCCAGCCAGCCGG ATTCATTACAGGGGATACCAACCCCTCCACCCCCACCACCCCTCCCTCCCAGCTCCACTGTGACTCCTACCACTGCTGGACCTCCACCACCCCCTGGTCCCCCTCCCCCTCCTCCTCCCCCACCACCTCTGCCCCCCACACTCACCCCAACaggtcctcctcctccccctggCCCACCGCCTACACTCTCAGGCCAGGCTCCTCCACCAGCTCCACCCCCAGCCCCGCCTTTGCCCTCGGGTCTGTTCACCCCCTCGCCCACCACAGAGGAGAACAAGGGTCTGTCTGGGCTCGCAGCCGCCCTTGCTGGAGCCAAGCTAAAGAAAGTGCCAAGG AGTGATGAGCCCCAGGCAGGATCTGCGGTGAGTTCTGGTGGTGCCAAGCCAGAGGCATCCCGTGGAAATGGTCCTTTACCTGGAGGAGGAGGGCTGATGGAGGAGATGAGCGCCCTGCTGGCCAGGAG GAGAAGAATTGCTGAGAAGGGATCATCGCCAGAGCCTGAGCAGAAAGCT gATGACACTGAGGCTACCATAACTCCAAAAGTGTCAGCCTGTAGCACTCCAG atatgcCCAGAAAGCCTTGGGAGAGGACAAACACCATGAATGGTAGCAAATCACCAGTCATCGGAAG ACGGGACACACCATGGAGAAATCAGATGGGTACTGACAAGTACTATGATTCCTTAAACAG ACCAAGGTCTACACCAACTCCTACCGGATCCATAAGTGCCAATGGGGTGCCAACAGAAGCTCTCGACTATGACAGATTGAAACAG GACATTCTAGAGGAGATGAGGAAAGAACTATCGAAGCTTAAAGAAGAACTTATTGATG CAATCAGGGAGGAGTTGGGCAAGTCAAACTCTGCATAG
- the enah gene encoding protein enabled homolog isoform X4, whose product MSEQSICQARAAVMVYDDANKKWVPAGGSTGFSRVHIYHHTGNNAFRVVGRKIQDHQVVINCAIPKGLKYNQATLTFHQWRDARQVYGLNFGSKEDANVFASAMMHALEVLNSQDAGPPMPRQTPQVQNGPSPEELEVQKRQLQELQRQKEQERERLERERLEREQQEREMLERECQERERLERERLERERNEQERLERLERERQEQEQLERERQERERTERELMERERAEREKQERENQEQLDREQMDWERGRRISNAAFESTLYTPPPPEYIKTTSSSPVSPSTPSYPPPTPSPSTATPPTPPLRHSASRFATSLGSAFHPVLPHYATVPRRQPAPPTPPPPAPAPPPVPASKSIVWMANNFTPLPPSPPVMISSPPGKATGPRPMIMIPAPSPLSQKPPSPISAPNGPPSSLHFHASSPVSSQPFSLPPTPPPPPPLYSPSPTLSITSLVSYPSPQPAVLPCPSTAFPASAEHSVNSGLGDSCSSAPELPTQPADFPSQPDSLQGIPTPPPPPPLPPSSTVTPTTAGPPPPPGPPPPPPPPPPLPPTLTPTGPPPPPGPPPTLSGQAPPPAPPPAPPLPSGLFTPSPTTEENKGLSGLAAALAGAKLKKVPRSDEPQAGSAVSSGGAKPEASRGNGPLPGGGGLMEEMSALLARRRRIAEKGSSPEPEQKADDTEATITPKVSACSTPDMPRKPWERTNTMNGSKSPVIGRRDTPWRNQMGTDKYYDSLNRPRSTPTPTGSISANGVPTEALDYDRLKQDILEEMRKELSKLKEELIDAIREELGKSNSA is encoded by the exons GTGGTAATAAACTGTGCCATTCCCAAGGGGCTGAAATACAACCAGGCAACACTAACGTTTCACCAGTGGCGAGATGCACGGCAGGTGTACGGCCTTAACTTTGGCAGCAAAGAGGATGCCAATGTATTTGCCAGTGCCATGATGCACGCCCTGGAGGTGCTGAACTCTCAGGATGCAG gcCCCCCGATGCCAAGACAGACCCCTCAGGTGCAGAATGGCCCATCACCAGAGGAGCTGGAGGTGCAGAAAAG GCAGCTGCAGGAGCTCCAGCGTCAGAAGGAGCAAGAGAGGGAACGACTGGAGCGAGAGCGGCTAGAGCGGGAACAGCAGGAACGAGAGATGCTGGAACGGGAATGTCAGGAACGGGAGCGTCTGGAGCGAGAGCGTCTGGAGAGGGAACGTAATGAGCAGGAACGTCTGGAGCGCCTTGAGCGTGAGCGTCAAGAGCAGGAGCAGCTTGAGCGAGAACGCCAGGAACGGGAGCGCACAGAGCGGGAGCTGATGGAGAGAGAGCGTGCTGAGAGAGAGAAGCAAGAAAGGGAGAACCAAGAGCAGCTGGACAGAGAGCAGATGGACTGGGAGAGAGGGAGACGCATCTCCAACGCTG CATTTGAAAGCACCCTCTACACTCCTCCACCTCCGGAATACATCAAGACCACCTCCTCCTCACCCGTGTCTCCTTCCACACCCAGCTACCCACCACCTACACCATCGCCCTCCACAGCCACTCCTCCAACCCCGCCCCTGCGCCACTCGGCCTCCCGATTCGCCACGTCGCTTGGCTCCGCCTTCCACCCGGTCCTGCCTCATTACGCCACCGTACCTCGCAGACAGCCTGCCCCGCCCACACCACCACCCCCTGCCCCAGCTCCACCTCCAGTTCCAGCCTCCAAATCCATAGTCTGGATGGCTAACAACTTCACGCCCCTACCGCCCTCACCTCCGGTCATGATCAGCAGCCCCCCGGGCAAGGCCACGGGTCCTCGCCCGATGATTATGATCCCGGCCCCTAGTCCGCTCTCCCAGAAACCCCCCTCGCCCATCTCGGCACCCAATGGGCCACCCAGCTCGCTACACTTCCACGCCTCATCACCGGTGTCGAGTCAGCCGTTTTCTTTGCCGCCAACGCCGCCCCCTCCGCCGCCACTCTATTCCCCCTCGCCCACCTTGTCCATCACTTCCCTTGTGTCTTATCCCTCACCCCAGCCTGCTGTTCTCCCTTGTCCTTCCACAGCCTTCCCTGCCTCTGCTGAGCACTCTGTAAACTCTGGGTTGGGAGACTCCTGCTCCTCTGCTCCAGAGCTGCCCACTCAGCCTGCTGACTTCCCCAGCCAGCCGG ATTCATTACAGGGGATACCAACCCCTCCACCCCCACCACCCCTCCCTCCCAGCTCCACTGTGACTCCTACCACTGCTGGACCTCCACCACCCCCTGGTCCCCCTCCCCCTCCTCCTCCCCCACCACCTCTGCCCCCCACACTCACCCCAACaggtcctcctcctccccctggCCCACCGCCTACACTCTCAGGCCAGGCTCCTCCACCAGCTCCACCCCCAGCCCCGCCTTTGCCCTCGGGTCTGTTCACCCCCTCGCCCACCACAGAGGAGAACAAGGGTCTGTCTGGGCTCGCAGCCGCCCTTGCTGGAGCCAAGCTAAAGAAAGTGCCAAGG AGTGATGAGCCCCAGGCAGGATCTGCGGTGAGTTCTGGTGGTGCCAAGCCAGAGGCATCCCGTGGAAATGGTCCTTTACCTGGAGGAGGAGGGCTGATGGAGGAGATGAGCGCCCTGCTGGCCAGGAG GAGAAGAATTGCTGAGAAGGGATCATCGCCAGAGCCTGAGCAGAAAGCT gATGACACTGAGGCTACCATAACTCCAAAAGTGTCAGCCTGTAGCACTCCAG atatgcCCAGAAAGCCTTGGGAGAGGACAAACACCATGAATGGTAGCAAATCACCAGTCATCGGAAG ACGGGACACACCATGGAGAAATCAGATGGGTACTGACAAGTACTATGATTCCTTAAACAG ACCAAGGTCTACACCAACTCCTACCGGATCCATAAGTGCCAATGGGGTGCCAACAGAAGCTCTCGACTATGACAGATTGAAACAG GACATTCTAGAGGAGATGAGGAAAGAACTATCGAAGCTTAAAGAAGAACTTATTGATG CAATCAGGGAGGAGTTGGGCAAGTCAAACTCTGCATAG